One stretch of Nodularia sp. LEGE 06071 DNA includes these proteins:
- a CDS encoding sigma-70 family RNA polymerase sigma factor, whose protein sequence is MQPRQSITEIFSTFVQLDADRFNVWATDSKLQRSIKRCLEQYPQQQSDNFWVLYWYKIWQIESNPIAVGHISAYLQEVCYWVSRKIAVNFISQFSIADCFQMAISCIYKILKNFNPEYSTNLKSYAEYAFERFLKDSLRLGKEADICTDWALLHKISRKRLGNSLTNAGFNSQIINNYVLAWECFKELYTSDSQTIRQLGKPDTATWQAMTQLYNRQSLSQLTPETLEKWLSTSAKAVRDFLYPKFVSVDAPIQGQDSGNLLDTLPAELPPSLLTEIIAQEESTTRETQQAQLNQVLMDALAALDIQAQKLLQAYYQQQLTQQQISEQLEIKQYTVSRRLSSIKRSLLTTLTQWSQNHLHISPTPVVVDAISKSLEEWLKNYYSHTHPPLK, encoded by the coding sequence ATGCAACCCCGACAGAGCATTACGGAAATCTTCTCCACTTTTGTGCAGTTGGATGCAGATAGGTTCAACGTTTGGGCTACAGATAGCAAACTCCAGCGAAGTATCAAAAGATGCTTAGAACAATACCCCCAACAGCAATCTGATAATTTTTGGGTGCTTTATTGGTACAAAATCTGGCAAATAGAATCTAACCCCATAGCAGTGGGACATATTTCGGCTTATTTACAAGAAGTCTGTTATTGGGTTTCGAGAAAAATCGCCGTAAATTTTATCAGTCAATTTTCTATCGCTGATTGTTTTCAGATGGCGATTTCCTGCATTTATAAAATTCTCAAAAATTTTAATCCTGAATACAGTACAAATTTAAAAAGCTATGCAGAATATGCTTTTGAGCGTTTCCTCAAAGATTCATTACGTCTAGGAAAGGAAGCGGATATCTGCACAGATTGGGCTTTACTGCATAAAATTAGTCGCAAACGGCTGGGAAATTCCTTAACGAATGCGGGTTTTAATAGTCAAATTATCAATAATTACGTCTTAGCTTGGGAATGTTTTAAGGAACTCTACACCAGTGACAGCCAAACTATCCGTCAATTAGGGAAACCGGATACTGCTACATGGCAAGCAATGACTCAGTTGTACAATAGACAAAGCTTAAGCCAACTGACTCCAGAAACTTTGGAAAAATGGCTGAGTACCTCCGCTAAAGCGGTGCGTGATTTTCTTTACCCCAAGTTTGTGTCTGTAGATGCTCCGATTCAGGGGCAAGACTCAGGTAATCTATTAGATACATTACCCGCAGAGTTACCACCATCCTTACTCACAGAAATTATTGCCCAAGAAGAGTCTACAACCAGAGAAACACAACAAGCCCAATTAAACCAAGTTTTGATGGATGCTTTAGCAGCGTTGGATATTCAGGCTCAAAAATTACTCCAAGCTTATTATCAGCAACAGCTGACTCAACAACAAATCTCTGAACAGCTAGAAATTAAACAATATACAGTCTCTCGCCGCCTTAGCAGCATTAAACGCTCATTACTCACTACCCTAACGCAGTGGAGTCAAAATCATTTGCATATCTCGCCTACACCCGTCGTAGTGGATGCAATAAGTAAAAGTCTAGAAGAATGGCTCAAAAATTATTATAGCCATACCCACCCACCTTTAAAGTAA
- a CDS encoding mersacidin/lichenicidin family type 2 lantibiotic: MSNIDIIRAWKDEDYRNSLSEEQRSQLPENPAGLIELPDEESDALSGGCSYFTGTCGRVCAVLTPRYGCTICGGGGFTS, from the coding sequence ATGTCTAATATCGATATTATCCGCGCTTGGAAAGATGAAGACTATCGCAACAGCTTGAGTGAAGAACAGCGTTCCCAATTACCTGAAAATCCCGCTGGACTCATCGAACTACCTGATGAGGAGTCCGATGCTTTGTCTGGTGGTTGTTCATATTTTACAGGAACTTGTGGACGTGTCTGCGCGGTACTCACACCTAGATATGGCTGCACAATCTGTGGAGGCGGAGGTTTCACATCTTGA